The genomic region CCCGGCCCGGTGGGCAGCGGTCCTGGCGGTCGCCGGCGCCGCGCTGCTGGCCGCCGTCGCGTGGCCCCACCGTCGAGGGCGCCCCGTGCCGGCCTGAGCCGGCCGGAGCCGACCTCTAGGGTCGACCCATGCGCTTCGGCCTGACCCTGCTGCCCGACGTCCCCTGGGCCGAGGCCTCGCGCCGGTGGACCGCGACCGAGGAGCTGGGCTTCGACCACGCCTGGACCTACGACCACCTGGTCTGGGGCGGGCTCCCGGACCGGCCGTGGGGCGGCGCCACCCCGGTCCTGGCGGCGGCGGCCGCGGTGACCTCCCGGATCCGGCTCGGCACCCTGGTGGCGGCGCCGAACTTCCGGCACCCCTACCAGCTGTTCCGCGACGCGCAGGCCCTCGAGGACATCTCCGGCGGCCGGTTCGTGCTCGGGCTCGGCGTGGGCGGGAACGTCGATGCGCAGGTGCTCGGCGGCGACCCGCTGACCGTGCGGGAGCGGGTCGACCGGTTCCAGGAGTTCGTCGGGCTGCTGGACCGGCTGCGCACGGAGGACCACGTGAGCGGCTCCGGCCGCTGGTTCGGCACCGAGGACGCCCGCACCGTCGGCGGCCTGGCTCGTACGCCGTACCTGATCGCCGCCAACGGTCCCCGGTCGCTGCGGTTCGCGGCCCGGGCCGGGGACGCGTGGGTGACGACCGGTCCGGCCGATGCGGACTCGCTCGACGCGTGGTGCGCCGGGCTCGCGGCCGCGGCGGCCACCTTCGGCGAGGCGCTGGTCGAGGCGGGCCGGGACCCGGCCGCGGTGCCGCGCGCCGTCATCACCGACGCGACCCCGCACCTGTCCGGCACCGGCCGGTACGCCCTCGCGAGCGTGGGCTTCTTCGAGGAGGTCGCGGGCCGGGTGGGCGAGCTGGGCTTCACCGACCTGATCACGCACTGGCCCCGCACCGACACGGCGTACGTCGGGACCGAGGCCGTGCTCGAGACGGTCGCCCGCGACGTGCTGCCCCGGCTGCGGGACTGACGACGGACGCCCGGCGCGGCGGCTGCCGGAGCAGCCGCCACGCCGGGCGTCGTCAGGTGCGGCCTGCGGTCAGTGACCGGCCAGCACGGTCGGGTCGACCGGCCGCTCGGCCTTCTGGCGCGGCAGGAAGAACGCCGGCAGCAGCACGACCAGGATCATCACGGCCGCGATCCAGAACGTGTCGCTGAAGACGCCGGCGATGTCGGCCGGGATCGTCGCGGGCGAGCTCAGGTCGACGTCGTTCTTCATGCCGTTGGTGAGCAGCACCGAGAAGATCGCGGTGCCGATCGAGGCGGCGACCTGCTGGACGATGTTCAGCAGCGTCGACCCGCGGGCGACCGTGTGGCCGCGCAGGGTCTGCAGCGCCGCGGACATGATCGGCATCATCGTCGCGCCCATGCCCAGGCCCATCACGAACAGGGCGGCCATCAGGAACAGGTAGGACGTCTCGTGGTCCAGGGTGGCGAACATGCCCATCCCGATCGCGATCACGAGGACACCGGGCAGCACGATCTTGCCGGGGCCGATCCTGTCGCTGAGGATGCCGGCCAGCGGCATCACGAGCATCGCGCCGAGACCCTGCGGGGCGAGCAGCAGGCCCGCGTTCAGCGCGCCCTCGCCGCGGACGTTCTGGAAGTACAGCGGGAAGAGCAGGCTGGCGCCGAAGAACGCGATCGCGAACAG from Nocardioides pantholopis harbors:
- a CDS encoding LLM class flavin-dependent oxidoreductase gives rise to the protein MRFGLTLLPDVPWAEASRRWTATEELGFDHAWTYDHLVWGGLPDRPWGGATPVLAAAAAVTSRIRLGTLVAAPNFRHPYQLFRDAQALEDISGGRFVLGLGVGGNVDAQVLGGDPLTVRERVDRFQEFVGLLDRLRTEDHVSGSGRWFGTEDARTVGGLARTPYLIAANGPRSLRFAARAGDAWVTTGPADADSLDAWCAGLAAAAATFGEALVEAGRDPAAVPRAVITDATPHLSGTGRYALASVGFFEEVAGRVGELGFTDLITHWPRTDTAYVGTEAVLETVARDVLPRLRD